ATAATGAACAATTTGACCCTTTTCCTTACAGCTTATTGTACTTGtgatttttataactttatatatGCTCAATACATCTGCATGAAACCTTGCGTTTTTTTGTTGCTTAATTGCACATGGTGCCTGCAGTCTATCTTACCTCAGCATGCTTATACCATTTGCTTTTGCATAGATTTATTCTTCCtttctaatctaatttttttagaatttataatcTACTTTTACAGGCCGATTTTGCTTTTAGACACACACTAAAGTATTCATAGTGATTATAACATGTGTTAAAGTATTCTGTATCCTGGTTTATGAACCATGCATCagaaagggattaaattgcttaTGTTACACAGTCTTGTATTCCTAATTGTCATAGGAGTGGAGCTTATCTGTAATGTTGgtgatatatatatgcatgtatgtatcATATTCTGTGCATTTTCCCAAAGTTCTGTTATTGCAACATGAAATGGACTATTTATGGCAGGTCGATAAAGTTACTGATCCAGAAAAGATCAAGTTAGAAGCAGAGAGAAGGGAAGATATTGTTTGTATATCTGCTTTGACTGGTGAGGGCTTGCTGGAATTCTGCACTGCTGTGCAGGAAAAACTAAAGGTATTTAATTGATGTTCAGATTTCGGTATCTTTAAAACATGAAAGTGGTTCATTCAGTGAAATTCTGGATCTGGACTGTGTTTTACTAGTGAGTAATGTTCTTTTTTAATAGGATTCCATGGTTCCGGTGGAAGCTTTTGTCCCATTTGACAAAGGGGAACTTCTGAGTACCATACATCAGGTTGGAATGGTGGAGAAAACTGTAAGTATTAGCTAAATATTGAACTAATCTATTTTCCACTCATTATAAAGAGAGTTAATATCGCTGCTGTTTTCTTATATGTCTTTTCCCTTCTACAGGAATATACCGAAAACGGGACATTTGTCAAGGCATTTGTCCCTCTTCGTTTTGCTAGGCTGCTTACCCCAATGAGGCAACTGTGTAAATCATAACTTTCAACTCTCTTGAATGTAACCTTTCAATAGTTTGTATTAAATTCGATGAGTTCTCAAGAGCAAGAGGGTGATTTGGGAGGACAGCAGCAGCACATTTTTCAGTACAGCATTGCCCCAATACCAGTGTATATAGAATACCCAGCTCCGTTGTCATTAAATATGTAATAGACGTTGAACTTGACAACAATGAATGTCGGTTTTCTGTGTAAATTTGATGTGCTAGATTATAAGACCCCAAGGCACTAGCATGACTAAATCGTCAGATATTGAATAAAACAGGGGTTCATACTTCATACTGACATCGTACTTTGTTTTGCAATGAGACGTGAAACTGCTAGTCGAAGGAAAAGCCGACATCTAACTTTGATTTGCTACCATGAAGTAGATGAATCTGAAAGCTAAAGTAGCTCGGTAGCAGGTTAACCACTCGAATTTGTGAAGGGTCAACCCTGTCGTCATCTTTCCTCTTTGAAATTCCTTGTTCCTTTTATGTAATTACTAATGTCTTTCAACCACTTTTGCAGATAACGCGGAAAGAAATAATTAGTATTGGGGTAAATTACACTAaaggtttttaaattattaataagtttatattttggtcattcaattttaaaaagttttattcaatattcagaagttttcatttaagttactggGCTATTAAAATCGATCTTGTATGATCTTTGTTGTTCGTATTGTTTGCATTAATTGAAagctttttttctctttctttttctcttttttttcagtttagtttttcttaatgaaatagttagatcaacttggatctaaggtatgctTTTGTACTTGTTGATGAATACTGATCCACTATAACGATTGTCAAATTGTCGCTTGgacgaatttaaaaaaaaattgttaatagtctagtaacttaaatgaaaaacttttgaatagtttagtgacttaaatgaaaacttccGAATAACTCAATGTCtattttgtaatcttttgaagttgagtgaccaaaatgtaaacttactaatagtttagtgatattGATTGTAATTTACTCTTAGCATTAATATactaatgtttattttgttacttgaggtttttttcttttcaatttggcATGAGTTTgactttaatattcaatttaatatctaGAATAAATGACGTCATATGATCTAATGAATACTTACATGTACAGAAGTTAAAGATGATGCCAAGGGGTTGGCAAGGGCCTAGGGCCtccaaaatggaaaatttttttctttagtctctttagaaataattaaagtaaGTTAACCCATAGTGAAATTACACtccccaaaataaaacaaaataaaaatttattttgtctttcaaaaatgatgaaaatataaattaacacgtaataaaattacacattgatccctcaaaaatttattattcaatctAATATCCCTTAAAAATTCTAACTTTATCCTAAACATGTGtgctttaataaaaaatatagataattaaaaaatctcaaaacctaaaataataatctcAACATAACAGGCATATTCAaatgcattaaaatttatacaatacaTCAATCACATCGCTGATTTAATGACaaacttacaaaaatttaaagttaattgaGATTGGATTACTTTGTTAGTAAACCCCTTACCTATGGTGACGTAATTATTTGCtcttatatataaaagaaatttatacgATACAAAGTCAAAACCAACATGTAAATTATCCATCTTTGGGTTGTTTCTTTCTAGGCTAATGCTAAATGTAGCGTTCAATTTTCATTTACATTGAGATGAGATTTGGGTTTTGGGAAGGAGTGACTAAATTAATCCTTACTATAATAAGCTATGAAGTGTAAGGAGCAGGTAAACCAGAAGCACCGCACGAAAATAAGCGTGGAGACAAGTTGACGCAGTCTTGGCTATCAGTATTAGATGCTTTTTCCGGGAAGATTTGCCGAGTGGAGCAGTTGATTTAATCGTTACAACCATTATAAATTCCATTGCCAACCAATGACCGTTTATCGCTAACACTTATTTCAAATCATCAATGGCGTATTTTAAAGTAGCTTTTGGCTTCCTAGTAACAGCTTTCCTGTCAGCCGCAGTTTCTCTGGCTCACCCTGGTTTGGGTTTTGGCTGGGGAGGTGTTGGTGTGCCAGGTGGTCAATCTGGTGCACCTTCATATGGCCTTTTCCCACAGTTCCATCAGTTTTCATGCCCTCAAGCTGAGGACATCGTCATGTCAGTTCTAGAGAAGGCCATAGCAAAAGAGCCTAGGATGGCTGCCTCTTTGCTAAGGCTTCATTTCCACGATTGTTTCGTGCAGGTTACTTGCTTCTtccacttttttatttaatgcagACGCAAACAATTGCTTAAATAACTTGGTTCGATTTTGTTACTGTAACtcgtaaaattatataaagtttCCACCCTCTTTTTCGTCTGATAGGGCTGTGATGCATCCATATTGTTGGACAACAGTGCGACCATCGTTAGTGAAAAGAATTCACTACCAAACAAGAACTCCGTTAGAGGCTTTGAAGTGATTGATGAGATCAAAGCTAGACTAGAAGAAGCATGTCCCCAAACTGTTTCTTGTGCTGACATACTCGCAATGGCTGCTCGTGGTTCCACTGTCTTGGTAAGCATAAAGCATGCAAAAAAAGCTCCACGGTACTCGTAAGGCCAATTCagcattacatttttttttctaaccaCAATTAATGCCATAACAGAGCGGCGGACCATCTTGGGAGCTTCCACTTGGAAGAAGGGATTCAAAGACAGCGAGCCTCAGCACTTCAAACAACAACATCCCACCACCAAACTCCACTCTTCAGAACCTGATAACACTTTTCCAACGTCAAGGCCTTGATGAAGTAGACCTCGTTGCTCTCTCAGGTCAACCCATTGTCCCACGTTTTCAGTCAGAccataacataattaaaaaccgTCTTTGACCTTATAATGGCTTACTCATTTTGAACATGTACTAATGTTTCAGGAGGACATACCATTGGTGTAGCCAGGTGTGCGACCTTCAAGCAGAGACTCTACAACCAAAACGGAAACAACCTGCCAGACCAAACACTAGAAAGAACCTACTACTATGGCTTGAAATCTGTGTGTCCCAAATCTGGCGGTGACAACAACATTTCACCTTTGGATTTCGGGTCCCCTGTAAAATTCGACAACCTTTACTTCAAGCTTATTTTGTGGGGAAAAGGACTGCTCAATTCGGATGAAGTGCTTTTGACAGGGAATGTTGGAAATACAATGGAGTTGGTTAAAGCTTACGCAAAGGATGAGAATCTCTTCTTTAAACAATTTGCCAAGTCCATGATTAAGATGGGCAACATTAGTCCTCTAACTGGTTTTAATGGGGAAGTAAGGAAGAATTGTCGCTTAGTTAACTAGGATATGAATTATGGTATCTGGTGAGTCATGTCTGACAGCAAATTGTGTTGTTTTGCAATGGTAAGCGTTGTTGAGTAACATCCcttaatttcatttagaaaCAAGGGGGGAAAATGTTGTTGAGGATGTAaggtttttaatgtttaatgaatgaatcaaagtttattattatcataaacTAAGTAGAGTTATATTCACCGAGTCTTAATACGATGTCATTGTTATCAATACTGGAAGACGTAAATTTAAACATGttgaagtatttttttttcttatttaggaattttaacaAGTGCTCATTCATACATTGAGTTAATATACATTTTAGGGTCTGATCTCATATGGGGTTAGAATTTTCTGatccaatcaaaatttgataattattttcacattagGACTTGAAGTAAGCAATTGTTCTTACATTGgaccttaaatttttttcaagttaacTCCTAAACTTAGTAATTGTTTCTTAACCATGACTGaactttttatctttcttttgaaaaaaattaaaatttaatttgacaaagaaaaactcaagtctcaatatgaaaataattagggactgatttaaataaa
This sequence is a window from Gossypium raimondii isolate GPD5lz chromosome 5, ASM2569854v1, whole genome shotgun sequence. Protein-coding genes within it:
- the LOC105765770 gene encoding peroxidase 9, whose product is MAYFKVAFGFLVTAFLSAAVSLAHPGLGFGWGGVGVPGGQSGAPSYGLFPQFHQFSCPQAEDIVMSVLEKAIAKEPRMAASLLRLHFHDCFVQGCDASILLDNSATIVSEKNSLPNKNSVRGFEVIDEIKARLEEACPQTVSCADILAMAARGSTVLSGGPSWELPLGRRDSKTASLSTSNNNIPPPNSTLQNLITLFQRQGLDEVDLVALSGGHTIGVARCATFKQRLYNQNGNNLPDQTLERTYYYGLKSVCPKSGGDNNISPLDFGSPVKFDNLYFKLILWGKGLLNSDEVLLTGNVGNTMELVKAYAKDENLFFKQFAKSMIKMGNISPLTGFNGEVRKNCRLVN